The following proteins come from a genomic window of Actinopolyspora saharensis:
- a CDS encoding bifunctional glycosyltransferase family 2/GtrA family protein, with protein MTGVSQAVTGSEAPAAQRTALVDVVIPVHNEEGALPGCLEVLQRHLEEDFPFQWCVTVVDNASTDATLRVAHELAERSDRVRVLHLDSKGRGLALRTAWGYSDADVVVYMDVDLSTGLNGLLPLVAPLVNGHSDLAIGSRLASNARTVRGGKRELISRCYNKIIRWTHGARFSDAQCGFKAVRTDVVRPLLERVRDDSWFFDTELLLLAEYNGLRVHEVPVDWVEDVDTRVDVVRTALDDISGLVHVARAKATGTGRVSGLPRRPAPQAAHPRAVLAEPKNGLLWQVVSFGAIGALSTGITAVLYALLRGWWPPLVANLVALVLTTLWNTEANRRFTFLNQSGSAGRIHLQGLIVFALYYVVTSGALLALQAANPDPSRWLEVLVLVVSSVVGTALRFVLLRSWVFRTPASTEEEES; from the coding sequence ATGACAGGCGTGTCGCAGGCCGTCACCGGATCCGAGGCGCCAGCGGCGCAGCGGACCGCGCTGGTGGACGTGGTGATCCCGGTCCACAACGAGGAAGGGGCGCTGCCGGGGTGCCTGGAGGTGCTGCAGCGGCACCTGGAGGAGGACTTCCCGTTCCAGTGGTGCGTCACGGTGGTCGACAACGCGAGCACGGACGCCACGCTGCGGGTGGCGCACGAGCTGGCCGAGCGCTCGGACCGGGTGCGGGTGCTGCACCTGGACAGCAAGGGGCGTGGGCTGGCGTTGCGCACGGCGTGGGGCTACAGCGACGCCGATGTGGTCGTGTACATGGACGTCGATCTGTCCACCGGGCTGAACGGGCTGCTCCCGCTGGTGGCGCCGCTGGTCAACGGGCACTCCGATCTCGCGATCGGTTCCCGGCTGGCTTCCAACGCCAGGACCGTGCGCGGCGGGAAGCGTGAGCTGATCTCGCGCTGCTACAACAAGATCATCCGCTGGACGCACGGTGCTCGCTTCTCCGACGCCCAGTGCGGATTCAAAGCCGTGCGCACCGACGTGGTGCGCCCGCTGCTCGAGCGGGTGCGGGACGACTCCTGGTTCTTCGACACCGAACTGCTGCTGCTGGCCGAGTACAACGGGCTGCGGGTGCACGAGGTGCCGGTCGACTGGGTGGAGGACGTCGACACCAGGGTCGACGTGGTGCGCACCGCGCTCGACGACATCTCGGGGCTGGTGCACGTGGCCCGCGCCAAGGCCACCGGCACGGGCCGGGTGTCCGGCCTGCCCCGACGTCCCGCTCCGCAGGCCGCGCACCCGCGGGCGGTGCTGGCCGAACCGAAGAACGGGCTGCTGTGGCAGGTCGTGTCCTTCGGAGCCATCGGTGCGCTGTCCACCGGGATCACGGCCGTGCTGTACGCGCTGCTGCGCGGCTGGTGGCCGCCGCTGGTGGCCAACCTGGTCGCGCTGGTGCTGACCACCTTGTGGAACACCGAGGCGAACCGGCGTTTCACGTTCCTGAACCAGTCGGGTTCGGCCGGGCGCATCCACCTGCAGGGGTTGATCGTGTTCGCCCTGTACTACGTGGTCACCTCGGGGGCGCTGCTGGCCCTGCAGGCCGCGAATCCCGACCCGTCACGCTGGTTGGAAGTGCTGGTGCTGGTGGTCTCCTCCGTGGTCGGAACCGCGTTGCGCTTCGTACTGCTGCGGTCGTGGGTGTTCCGCACCCCGGCCTCCACAGAGGAAGAGGAATCATGA
- a CDS encoding ArnT family glycosyltransferase: MTSVVEPTDTPIASRSGRRWQPWALTGICALAALLYLWGIGDSWGNTYYSAAVKSMSTGFENFFFGSLDPAGVVTVDKPPMALWAQVLSVKVFGYNQFAVLFPQAVFGVAAVFLLHRAVRRWAGEHAALIAALVLALTPITVVINRDNNPDTLLVLLVVAAAYAVTRACGGQRATSWLLLAAFLVGCGFTTKMLQAWMVLPAFVAAYLIGGRSSWARKAVDLAGAAVVLVVSSFWWVAATALWPEPKPYIGGSENGSAWDLVFGYNGFGRIFGENRGGGGGPGGGGPGGASGAPGAAGGSGGSAGSAGGAGGGPPGGGGGAGFGGEPGLLRMFGDTLGGQISWLLPLCGLVLVAGILRLRSGAAVDRDRLAGWVLWSGWLIVVAGTLSYAQGTMHPYYTTMIAPAIGALVGAGIVRFWHWYRETSGKAWWLLPLGVALSVAWALELVARNPDWNRWAGYLAVGFGVLALLALLLGRNGRNGIARGGLALGLAAVLTVPAAWSAIGAFSSTQAMEGTNPTAGPATGMFGGGGGPGGSGGPGGRGGFGGGDASGEGPATLPGQGGMPGQGGTPPNGSGGTGSDDGTSDGDDSQEAGGPSNGGGRSGSGMRGGSGGPGGGASLSEQQRALLDYVRTNAGDRDIPLAVEGGAMSATSYIINSDVTVVGMGGFTGSDDAPSVEQLTEWQDSGRLGFVLLGGGMGGGPPGGSSQENSQGNSQDPSGGSGAMPGMGGNVRSERQQWVGSNCTSVDPQTWGGSSDSSQELYRCE; encoded by the coding sequence ATGACGAGTGTGGTCGAACCGACCGACACCCCGATCGCATCACGTTCCGGGCGCCGTTGGCAGCCGTGGGCGCTGACCGGGATCTGCGCTCTGGCCGCCCTGCTCTACCTGTGGGGCATCGGCGACTCCTGGGGCAACACCTACTACTCGGCCGCGGTCAAGTCGATGTCGACCGGTTTCGAGAACTTCTTCTTCGGAAGTCTGGACCCGGCGGGTGTGGTGACCGTGGACAAACCGCCGATGGCCCTGTGGGCGCAGGTGCTGTCGGTGAAGGTGTTCGGCTACAACCAGTTCGCGGTGCTGTTCCCCCAGGCCGTTTTCGGGGTGGCGGCGGTGTTCCTGCTGCATCGCGCGGTCCGGCGCTGGGCGGGTGAGCACGCGGCGCTGATCGCGGCGCTGGTCCTGGCGCTGACCCCGATCACCGTGGTGATCAACCGCGACAACAACCCGGACACCCTGCTGGTGCTGCTGGTCGTGGCCGCCGCCTACGCGGTGACGCGTGCCTGCGGTGGGCAGCGGGCCACCTCGTGGCTGCTGCTGGCCGCCTTCCTGGTCGGCTGCGGTTTCACGACCAAGATGTTGCAGGCCTGGATGGTGCTGCCCGCCTTCGTGGCGGCTTACCTGATCGGTGGCCGGAGCTCGTGGGCGCGCAAGGCCGTCGACCTGGCCGGGGCCGCCGTCGTGCTGGTGGTCTCCTCCTTCTGGTGGGTCGCCGCGACCGCGCTGTGGCCCGAGCCCAAGCCCTACATCGGTGGCAGCGAGAACGGTTCGGCGTGGGACCTGGTGTTCGGCTACAACGGGTTTGGCCGGATCTTCGGTGAGAACCGCGGTGGCGGTGGTGGCCCCGGCGGTGGTGGTCCTGGTGGTGCTTCCGGAGCTCCCGGTGCTGCCGGCGGTTCCGGCGGTTCCGCCGGTTCCGCCGGTGGCGCGGGCGGAGGCCCTCCCGGCGGTGGTGGTGGCGCCGGTTTCGGCGGTGAACCCGGGCTGCTGCGCATGTTCGGGGACACCCTGGGTGGGCAGATCAGCTGGCTGCTCCCGCTGTGCGGGCTGGTGCTGGTCGCGGGGATCCTGCGGCTGCGTTCCGGTGCCGCCGTCGACCGCGACCGCCTCGCGGGCTGGGTGCTGTGGAGCGGCTGGCTGATCGTCGTGGCCGGAACGCTGAGCTACGCCCAGGGCACCATGCACCCCTACTACACGACGATGATCGCTCCCGCGATCGGCGCCCTGGTCGGGGCGGGGATCGTGCGGTTCTGGCACTGGTACCGGGAGACCTCCGGCAAGGCGTGGTGGTTGCTGCCGCTCGGGGTGGCGCTCAGCGTCGCCTGGGCTCTGGAGCTGGTCGCGCGCAACCCGGACTGGAACCGCTGGGCCGGATACCTCGCCGTCGGGTTCGGGGTGCTCGCGCTGCTGGCACTGCTGCTCGGGCGGAACGGCCGCAACGGGATCGCGCGTGGCGGGCTGGCGCTGGGCCTGGCCGCCGTGCTGACGGTCCCCGCGGCGTGGTCGGCGATCGGGGCCTTCTCCTCGACTCAGGCGATGGAAGGAACGAATCCCACGGCAGGCCCGGCGACGGGCATGTTCGGCGGTGGCGGCGGCCCCGGTGGATCCGGTGGTCCTGGTGGCCGCGGAGGCTTCGGCGGAGGCGATGCCTCCGGAGAGGGGCCAGCGACGTTGCCCGGACAGGGGGGCATGCCCGGCCAGGGAGGCACACCACCGAACGGTTCCGGCGGGACGGGGTCCGACGACGGGACGTCCGACGGGGACGACTCGCAGGAGGCCGGTGGGCCTTCGAACGGCGGCGGACGGTCCGGTTCGGGAATGCGTGGCGGCTCGGGCGGGCCGGGCGGAGGTGCTTCGCTGAGTGAGCAGCAGCGGGCACTGCTCGACTACGTGCGGACCAACGCCGGTGACCGCGACATCCCGCTGGCCGTGGAAGGCGGGGCGATGTCGGCGACCTCCTACATCATCAACTCCGATGTGACCGTGGTCGGGATGGGTGGATTCACCGGTTCCGATGACGCCCCGTCGGTGGAGCAGCTGACCGAGTGGCAGGACTCGGGGCGGCTCGGTTTCGTGCTGCTCGGCGGGGGAATGGGAGGTGGTCCTCCCGGAGGGAGCTCGCAGGAGAACTCGCAGGGGAATTCGCAGGATCCGAGCGGGGGTTCGGGGGCGATGCCCGGAATGGGCGGCAACGTGCGCTCCGAACGCCAGCAGTGGGTGGGGAGCAACTGCACCTCGGTCGATCCGCAGACCTGGGGCGGTTCCTCCGACAGCTCCCAAGAGCTCTACCGCTGTGAGTGA
- a CDS encoding response regulator transcription factor: MDVAEANGARTLVVDDEPSILELLTSALRLSGFEVRGADSGEAALRAAEEFRPDIVVLDVMLPDIDGYAVATRLREGGDSVPVLFLTARDAVEDRIAGLTAGGDDYVTKPFSLDEVVLRLQAILRRVQPAQQDTSAKLRYHDLELDEDTYEVRRGGRLVNLSPTEFKLLRYLLINSEKVVSKVQILDRVWNYDFGGDSRIVESYISYLRRKIDTEPPPLIHTIRGVGYMLRLSPGSR, encoded by the coding sequence GTGGATGTGGCGGAAGCGAACGGTGCGCGGACTCTGGTCGTCGACGACGAGCCGAGCATCCTCGAACTGCTGACCTCCGCCCTGCGACTGAGCGGTTTCGAGGTGCGCGGGGCGGACAGCGGGGAAGCGGCGTTGCGCGCCGCGGAGGAGTTCCGGCCGGACATCGTCGTGCTGGACGTGATGCTGCCCGACATCGACGGGTACGCGGTGGCGACCCGGCTCCGGGAGGGCGGCGATTCCGTTCCCGTGCTGTTCCTGACCGCGCGGGACGCCGTCGAGGACCGGATCGCAGGACTCACGGCAGGCGGTGACGACTACGTGACCAAGCCGTTCAGCCTGGACGAGGTGGTGCTGCGGCTGCAGGCGATCCTGCGGCGCGTCCAGCCCGCGCAGCAGGACACCTCGGCGAAGCTGCGCTACCACGACCTCGAACTCGACGAGGACACCTACGAGGTCCGTCGCGGGGGGCGTCTGGTGAACCTCTCGCCCACCGAGTTCAAGCTGCTGCGCTACCTGTTGATCAACTCCGAGAAGGTGGTCAGCAAGGTGCAGATCCTCGACAGGGTGTGGAACTACGACTTCGGCGGGGACAGCCGCATCGTCGAGTCCTACATCAGCTACCTGCGCCGCAAGATCGACACCGAGCCGCCGCCGTTGATCCACACCATCCGCGGCGTCGGGTACATGCTGCGGTTGTCGCCGGGGTCGCGATGA
- a CDS encoding sensor histidine kinase, translating to MRAPRTVRGRLTLLLVVVSVVGLTSMGFASVSLLERSLTERVDQRLVEMSRPWEQGRRMPPGPPAEEDGDHGGVPTDFRVLFFDAAGRATEMLGRSGRGDGGPALRSRPSDSSIRTVPDRADGAPWRVRAVTLPDGETIALALSLSGVHATVNRLVVIELAVGGVVLVVLAVAAAVTVRLSLRPLMRIERTADAIAGGELQRRIPDQDSRTETGRLGLALNTMLGRLVDALRQRERSEQRLRRFVADASHELRTPLTSIRGFAELYRRSDRPGEEDVRAMMGRIESEAGRMGGLVEDLILLARLDQERPLDLAEVDLLALVRDVVHDARVRAPDREVVLETPDSPLRVLGDGQRLRQVLTNLTNNALVHTTPGTGVTVTVAHGVASEGALSAAGAEVSAETPLAVVSVADGGPGISPADAEHVFDRFYRGEEERSPGGTGLGLAITAAIAEAHDGRVELHANERGGSTFRLLLPLS from the coding sequence ATGAGAGCGCCGCGCACCGTGCGCGGGCGGTTGACGCTGCTGCTCGTGGTGGTCTCGGTGGTCGGGCTGACCTCGATGGGGTTCGCCAGCGTGTCCCTGCTGGAGCGGTCGCTGACCGAGCGGGTGGATCAACGTCTGGTTGAGATGTCGCGCCCCTGGGAGCAGGGGCGGCGGATGCCGCCGGGGCCGCCGGCCGAGGAGGACGGCGATCACGGTGGAGTGCCCACCGACTTCCGGGTGCTGTTCTTCGACGCCGCGGGCCGCGCCACCGAGATGCTCGGCCGCTCAGGACGGGGTGACGGTGGCCCCGCGCTGCGCAGCCGCCCGTCGGACTCCTCGATCAGGACGGTTCCGGACCGCGCCGACGGCGCGCCGTGGCGGGTGCGCGCGGTCACCCTGCCGGACGGCGAGACCATCGCGCTGGCGCTGTCGCTGTCCGGTGTGCACGCCACGGTGAATCGGCTGGTGGTCATCGAGCTGGCCGTGGGCGGGGTCGTGCTCGTGGTGCTGGCCGTGGCCGCGGCCGTGACGGTGCGGCTGAGCCTGCGCCCGTTGATGCGGATCGAGCGCACCGCCGACGCCATCGCGGGCGGGGAGCTGCAGCGGCGGATCCCCGATCAGGACTCGCGCACCGAGACCGGGCGGCTGGGGCTGGCGTTGAACACCATGCTCGGCAGGCTGGTCGACGCGCTGCGGCAGCGCGAGCGGTCCGAGCAGCGGCTGCGCCGGTTCGTCGCGGACGCCTCGCACGAGTTGCGCACCCCGTTGACCTCGATCCGCGGCTTCGCCGAGCTGTACCGGCGCAGCGATCGGCCCGGCGAGGAGGACGTGCGGGCGATGATGGGGCGCATCGAGTCCGAGGCCGGTCGGATGGGCGGTCTGGTCGAGGACCTGATCCTGCTGGCCCGGTTGGACCAGGAACGTCCCCTCGACCTCGCCGAGGTGGATCTGCTCGCCCTGGTGCGGGACGTCGTCCACGACGCGCGGGTGCGCGCCCCCGACCGGGAGGTCGTGCTGGAGACGCCGGACAGCCCGCTGCGGGTGCTCGGTGACGGGCAGCGCCTGCGGCAGGTGCTGACCAATCTCACCAACAACGCGCTGGTGCACACCACGCCGGGGACCGGGGTCACCGTGACCGTCGCGCACGGCGTCGCGAGCGAGGGGGCGCTGTCCGCCGCCGGGGCCGAGGTGTCGGCGGAGACGCCGTTGGCGGTGGTCTCGGTGGCCGACGGCGGCCCGGGGATCTCCCCCGCGGACGCGGAACACGTCTTCGACCGCTTCTACCGGGGCGAGGAGGAGCGATCCCCCGGCGGAACCGGGCTGGGGCTGGCGATCACAGCGGCGATCGCCGAGGCGCACGACGGTCGGGTGGAGCTGCACGCCAACGAGCGCGGGGGCAGCACGTTCCGGCTGCTGCTGCCGCTGTCCTGA
- a CDS encoding NAD-dependent epimerase/dehydratase family protein — protein MTVLLAGCGDLGTEAGLRFAAAGRDVIGLRRSTHRLPPGITGQSVDLTRELPSVPADTAIVVIVLTADRRDADGYRRTYADGTRNVLDAIDRAGISPRILFVSSTAVYGATEGWVDETTPTAPSSETGAVLAETERMLHERRPDAVVLRLAGLYGPGRTSLVDRVRAGTAESSSAPRYTNRIHRDDAAAAIVHLTTEVAHPDPVYVGVDHRPAERAEVLDFLAAELDVPGPASNAPAAGRPADKCFRNDLLLATGFEFTHPTYREGYRAVLSGRGVRHH, from the coding sequence ATGACGGTGCTGCTCGCCGGGTGCGGCGACCTCGGCACGGAGGCGGGACTGCGTTTCGCCGCCGCGGGCCGCGACGTGATCGGGCTGCGGCGGTCGACGCACCGGCTTCCCCCCGGGATCACCGGCCAGTCCGTCGACCTCACGCGCGAGCTGCCGTCCGTGCCCGCCGACACCGCGATCGTCGTCATCGTGCTCACCGCCGACCGGCGCGACGCGGACGGCTACCGGCGGACCTACGCCGACGGAACCCGCAACGTGCTCGACGCGATCGACCGGGCCGGGATCTCCCCGCGGATCCTGTTCGTGTCCTCCACCGCCGTGTACGGGGCCACCGAGGGCTGGGTCGACGAGACCACCCCGACCGCCCCGAGCTCGGAGACCGGCGCGGTGCTCGCCGAGACCGAGCGGATGCTGCACGAACGGCGCCCCGACGCGGTCGTGCTGCGGCTGGCCGGGCTCTACGGACCGGGACGCACCTCGCTCGTCGACCGGGTGCGCGCGGGCACGGCCGAGAGCTCCTCCGCGCCGCGCTACACCAACCGCATCCACCGCGACGACGCCGCCGCGGCCATCGTCCACCTGACCACCGAGGTCGCGCACCCGGACCCGGTGTACGTGGGAGTGGACCACCGGCCGGCCGAACGCGCCGAGGTGCTGGACTTCCTGGCCGCCGAACTCGACGTCCCCGGCCCCGCCAGTAACGCCCCCGCCGCCGGGCGCCCCGCGGACAAGTGCTTCCGCAACGACCTGCTCCTCGCCACCGGCTTCGAGTTCACCCACCCCACCTACCGGGAGGGATACCGCGCCGTGCTGTCCGGCCGCGGAGTGCGCCACCACTGA
- the mmuM gene encoding homocysteine S-methyltransferase translates to MSFPGSTDPVLIADGGLATELEARGHDLSDALWSARLLAESPEEVEAAHLAFFRAGSVIATTASYQASFAGFAAHGIERDEAVGLLRRGVEVARRARAAVSGDGRQRWVAASVGPYGAFLADGSEYRGRYGVSVDELRRWHRPRLDVLAEAGAELLALETVPDVDEARALVSLLEGTGVPAWLSYNVAGGRTRAGQPLSEAFAVAAGVPEIVAVGVNCCCPDEVPAAVATARRVTGKPVIVYPNSGEGWDAVREDWTGPVRYSAESARQWVAAGAEVVGGCCRVGPAAIAELTRAVRDAR, encoded by the coding sequence ATGAGCTTTCCCGGCTCCACCGACCCGGTGCTGATCGCCGATGGTGGCTTGGCCACCGAACTCGAGGCGCGCGGGCACGACCTCTCGGACGCGCTGTGGTCGGCCCGGCTGCTCGCGGAGTCCCCGGAGGAGGTCGAGGCTGCGCACCTGGCGTTCTTCCGCGCCGGATCCGTGATCGCCACGACGGCGAGCTACCAGGCCTCGTTCGCGGGCTTCGCCGCGCACGGGATCGAACGGGACGAGGCCGTGGGGCTGCTGCGGCGCGGCGTCGAGGTGGCCCGCAGGGCGCGCGCCGCGGTCTCCGGTGACGGGCGGCAGCGCTGGGTGGCGGCCTCGGTCGGCCCGTACGGGGCGTTCTTGGCCGACGGTTCGGAGTACCGGGGGCGCTACGGGGTGAGCGTGGACGAGCTGCGCCGGTGGCACCGCCCCAGGTTGGACGTGCTGGCCGAGGCCGGTGCGGAGCTGCTGGCGCTGGAGACGGTGCCGGACGTGGACGAGGCGCGGGCCCTGGTGTCCCTGCTGGAGGGAACCGGGGTGCCCGCGTGGCTGTCGTACAACGTGGCCGGAGGGCGCACCCGTGCCGGGCAGCCGCTGTCCGAGGCCTTCGCCGTGGCGGCCGGGGTGCCCGAGATCGTGGCGGTCGGGGTGAACTGCTGCTGCCCGGACGAGGTGCCTGCCGCCGTGGCCACCGCGCGCCGGGTGACGGGCAAGCCCGTGATCGTCTACCCGAACAGCGGCGAGGGCTGGGACGCGGTGCGCGAGGACTGGACCGGACCGGTCCGCTACTCGGCCGAGTCGGCTCGGCAGTGGGTCGCCGCGGGTGCGGAGGTCGTGGGCGGGTGCTGCCGGGTGGGTCCGGCCGCGATCGCCGAGCTCACCCGAGCGGTGCGGGACGCGCGGTAG
- a CDS encoding glycosyltransferase, protein MIGWEIAGGVVLTVWLWLLTCRGRFWSTAPRLPGGTEPDHWPSVAVVIPARREADVLPRTLPSVLAQHYPGRARVILVDDGSDDGTGELAESLARAPGAELPLTVTSPGAPPPGWTGKTRALAHGVVEAGRVDRLLFTDADIAHAPGSLTELVRACESGYDLVSQMAVLRTGSRWERLIVPAFVYFFAMLFPFRLVNRTAHRTAAAAGGCVLLRRATLERAGGLSAIRGALIDDVALARLVKRAGGAVWLGLAGKVRSVRCYPRLRDLWHMISRSAYTQLRHSPTLLAATVLGLALVFLGPPAVTIAGLTGGGPAALLLGVAAWAIMAGTFAPMLGYYGQPRAAAPLLPATAALYLLMTLDSARRHRYGHGTSWKGRTYPAARSSAREPDSSE, encoded by the coding sequence GTGATCGGCTGGGAGATCGCGGGCGGCGTGGTGCTCACGGTGTGGCTGTGGCTGCTGACCTGCCGCGGCCGCTTCTGGAGCACCGCCCCACGGCTGCCCGGCGGCACCGAACCGGACCACTGGCCGTCGGTGGCCGTGGTCATCCCCGCCCGCCGCGAGGCCGACGTCCTGCCGCGAACCCTGCCGAGCGTGCTGGCGCAGCACTACCCCGGCCGGGCAAGGGTGATCCTCGTCGACGACGGCAGCGACGACGGAACCGGCGAGCTCGCCGAGTCGCTGGCCCGCGCGCCCGGTGCGGAACTCCCGCTGACCGTGACCTCGCCCGGGGCCCCGCCACCGGGCTGGACCGGCAAGACCCGGGCCCTGGCGCACGGGGTGGTCGAGGCCGGGCGGGTGGACCGGCTGCTGTTCACCGACGCCGACATCGCCCACGCCCCCGGCTCGCTGACCGAACTGGTGCGGGCCTGCGAGAGCGGCTACGACCTCGTCTCGCAGATGGCGGTGCTGCGCACCGGAAGCCGCTGGGAACGCCTGATCGTGCCCGCGTTCGTGTACTTCTTCGCCATGCTGTTCCCGTTCCGCCTGGTCAACCGCACCGCGCACCGCACCGCGGCGGCCGCGGGCGGCTGCGTGCTGCTGCGGCGCGCCACGCTGGAACGGGCGGGTGGGCTGTCGGCCATCCGCGGGGCGCTGATCGACGACGTGGCACTGGCCCGCCTGGTCAAGCGGGCCGGCGGCGCCGTCTGGCTCGGCCTGGCAGGCAAGGTCCGCAGCGTGCGCTGCTACCCCCGGCTGCGGGACCTGTGGCACATGATCAGCCGCAGCGCCTACACCCAGCTGCGCCACTCGCCGACGCTGCTGGCCGCGACCGTGCTCGGGCTCGCGCTGGTGTTCCTGGGCCCGCCCGCGGTCACCATCGCGGGCCTCACCGGCGGCGGACCGGCGGCGCTGCTGCTCGGCGTCGCGGCCTGGGCGATCATGGCGGGCACCTTCGCCCCGATGCTGGGCTACTACGGGCAACCGCGCGCGGCGGCCCCGCTGCTTCCCGCCACGGCCGCGCTGTACCTGCTGATGACGCTCGACTCGGCCCGCCGACACCGGTACGGCCACGGCACGAGCTGGAAGGGGCGCACCTACCCGGCCGCGCGCTCGTCCGCACGAGAGCCGGACTCCTCCGAGTGA
- a CDS encoding L-threonylcarbamoyladenylate synthase has protein sequence MAQYFEVHPENPQRRALGQVAEILRSEGLVVYPTDSCFALGCRVGNKDGLERIRAIRHLDRNHHFTLVCRNFAELGQLVNVNNTVFRAIKAATPGRYTFILPATKEVPRRLLHPKKKTVGVRIPDHVTAQALLNTLDEPLLSSTLLLPEQEEPMTSGWDIKQRLDHEVDAVVDSGDCGTLPTTVIDFSDDEGEIVRYGAGDPTLFE, from the coding sequence ATGGCGCAGTACTTCGAAGTGCACCCGGAGAACCCGCAACGCCGCGCGCTCGGCCAGGTGGCCGAGATCCTGCGCTCCGAGGGGCTGGTGGTCTACCCGACCGACTCCTGCTTCGCCCTCGGCTGCCGCGTGGGCAACAAGGACGGTCTCGAACGGATCCGCGCGATCCGCCACCTGGACCGCAACCACCACTTCACCCTGGTGTGCCGGAACTTCGCCGAGCTCGGCCAGCTGGTCAACGTGAACAACACGGTGTTCCGCGCGATCAAGGCCGCCACCCCGGGCCGCTACACCTTCATCCTGCCCGCCACCAAGGAGGTGCCGCGCAGGCTGCTGCACCCCAAGAAGAAGACCGTCGGCGTGCGCATCCCCGACCACGTCACCGCGCAGGCGCTGCTGAACACCCTGGACGAACCGCTGCTGTCGAGCACCCTGCTGCTGCCCGAGCAGGAGGAGCCGATGACCAGCGGGTGGGACATCAAGCAGCGGCTCGACCACGAGGTCGACGCCGTCGTCGACTCCGGCGACTGCGGCACCCTGCCCACCACGGTGATCGACTTCTCCGACGACGAGGGCGAGATCGTGCGCTACGGGGCTGGTGACCCCACCCTGTTCGAGTAG
- a CDS encoding zinc-dependent alcohol dehydrogenase family protein, with amino-acid sequence MRAVVFDEFGAVPEVRTVPDPIPSPDGAVIAVEATGVCRSDWHAWQGHEPDVTLPHVPGHELAGRIAALGSRVRGWNLGDRVTVPFVCACGTCPQCAAGNQHVCAHQFQPGATHWGSFAEQVAVERATTNLVALPDELDPTAAATLGCRFATAFRAVLRRGGTQAGQWVAVHGCGGAGISAVMLAAAAGARVVAVDLSPEALDLATSLGAVATVDGRQTPDAGEAVREITGGGAHVSLDCVGQPSTCAASVASLRTHGVHVQLGLMPPQQGVPPIPMHLVIARELSIVGTHGLQAHEYPEMLRTVASSGLELHRLLGNRIGLDGVPAELAAMNDPVPTSSGLTVVELDRG; translated from the coding sequence ATGCGCGCCGTCGTGTTCGACGAGTTCGGAGCCGTACCCGAGGTGCGCACGGTGCCGGACCCGATCCCTTCCCCGGACGGAGCCGTGATCGCGGTCGAGGCCACCGGGGTGTGCCGCAGCGACTGGCACGCCTGGCAGGGCCACGAACCCGACGTCACCCTGCCGCACGTGCCCGGCCACGAGCTGGCCGGACGCATCGCGGCACTGGGCTCGCGGGTGCGCGGCTGGAACCTCGGCGACCGGGTCACCGTCCCGTTCGTGTGCGCCTGCGGCACGTGCCCGCAGTGCGCGGCGGGCAACCAGCACGTCTGCGCGCACCAGTTCCAACCCGGCGCCACCCACTGGGGCTCCTTCGCCGAGCAGGTCGCCGTCGAACGGGCCACCACCAACCTCGTGGCCCTGCCCGACGAGCTGGACCCGACCGCCGCGGCCACCCTGGGCTGCCGCTTCGCCACCGCCTTCCGCGCGGTGCTGCGGCGCGGCGGCACGCAGGCAGGCCAGTGGGTCGCGGTGCACGGCTGCGGAGGCGCTGGCATCTCGGCCGTGATGCTCGCGGCCGCGGCCGGAGCCCGGGTGGTGGCCGTGGACCTCTCCCCCGAGGCGCTGGACCTGGCCACCAGCCTGGGGGCCGTGGCCACGGTCGACGGACGCCAGACCCCCGACGCGGGCGAGGCGGTCCGCGAGATCACCGGCGGGGGCGCCCACGTCTCGCTGGACTGCGTCGGACAACCGAGCACCTGCGCGGCCTCGGTGGCCTCGCTGCGAACCCACGGTGTGCACGTCCAACTCGGCCTGATGCCCCCGCAGCAGGGCGTTCCGCCGATCCCGATGCACCTGGTGATCGCCCGCGAGCTGAGCATCGTGGGCACGCACGGGCTGCAGGCCCACGAGTACCCGGAGATGCTGCGGACGGTGGCCTCCTCCGGACTCGAACTGCACCGGCTGCTCGGCAACAGGATCGGCCTGGACGGGGTCCCGGCGGAGCTGGCGGCGATGAACGACCCCGTGCCCACCAGCAGCGGACTCACCGTCGTCGAGCTCGACCGCGGCTGA